The nucleotide sequence CCCACCAAAAGTAAACAACCAGATCAAAAGCGCAACGTAATGTTCCAACTAGCAATTCAGTGCTGTTGCATGCAATTGTCTGACCAAAGCCATAATATTTATCCTTCAAGAGTTCATTTAGATGTTACTGACTATGAGGTAAGGCTACAACCCTGCTAGAATAAGCCTTTTTCTCTTGACTATGGTTAGAGATGAAACGTATTCATACATTTTCAAGATAACAGTTATGAAATAAAAACTTGACGCACATCGTAGACCTTTTGACTAATCtggccccaaatgccctggtatggccgagagcggggtgggtccgccctccctctcaaaatgctctcacacggccacgcgtatacagcctgtgccagggaagtcctactcactgccttctcgcaccacgggtgttgtttacaaaattgagaggacgaaaagcgaatgtccggcgctttaaccggatcccaaaccaaatcaatggcgCACATGTGCTCCAatatcctgagtgaacaaatggcgtatgaaccaatcattggtcactggctaccattggactgcatctcctcacgatgctccactgccttgtgggttagacctttaggtcaaaggctcgttgtgtggccccttaagaaaaccacctgcttcggtctgggcacccgggcagtatcacaacccgcacacacacaaatatggtgtggctcATATACATTTGGTGCccgtttgtaccaatatttatgtgttgaaataaataaataaaaataaatagccTCATGTCGTATAAAAGTAGCTTACGGTTTTGCCAGGTAAGGATATCATCAAtcgatgaaaataattttgaatcTCAAATTCGTAAGTAATCACAGTGTTGAGCTCCCAAAGTGAGAAACTAGGGCGTAGTTATAACCATACGTTGAAGAATGAAATAAAACGTTTAAATAAAAGACAATAGAATTGATTATGTACACTCAAACTACTTTTTAATAGTTAGTAGTACAAAATATGGAAGACAGTAGAAAAAATATGAGCTTCAGAAATCACAAATGTTTACGATTTTTTGAAGTCCAAACGATCGAAATCGTTAACTTATAACTTATCTTGGTTAACAAATGATTTTAGTATCTACATATATTTAAGCATGTAGAAACTCTAACTGAAAATATGTCTACTCTTATATGAGTCTTTTGGAAAACAAATAAGAACAGTTATCGAACATATTTTACGGAGATCGTTTCATTGGGTGTGAATCAGAGGTTCCATCCACACTATCTGTAGTCTCTGAGATATATGTTTAACGGATGATTGCTTTTACCTGACTGACTGGTCAAGGGAAGTCCAAATGATTTGTCCAGACATAATAAATTCGTTTACATTGGCGATAAGTTAAAATCCAATCTGACAGGATAACATACTCAGTAGGTATGATCAACACTTCATATCTGTTATAATTCTGCATTCTGTTAACAATGATATGTGACTAAACGACTGAGTGAGCACTTGGTACTCATCAACAAGAATTATTTGCAGTAATAAAAGAGGTGATGATACTGCAGAAATCTTGTTCATCACCATCcaactgaggtagatacctgtctctacctttctcattagaactccgggAAATGTATCACGAAGCTAGTCAGTAGTGAGTACATggcaattatcagtatagggttgtggagatgattaagtttttgattgaaatttattttaacacatagatattggtacaaggaggcaccaaatagatatgcgccatataaatcattctatTTATGTGAAGGCTGCTATAATGTCCACACACTCAAACAGAAACATGTGGTTTTTTTTAGGGAGctacacccagagccttcgacctataAGACTGATCCACAAAACAGTGGAATAACGTTAGGCGATACAATCCCATGGTAGTCGTTAgctaacaataggttcatacaccatttgttacctcaggatcctggaacgcatgtgcaccattgtttgggaatcagggttttccaactcctctacgTGGACTccccgtgtccaccaacccggttaaagtgctttacatttgctttttgtcctctcaatttcgtaaatcgCGAGAAAGCATTGAATAGGACTTCCCAAAAAGTGTATACACATGATCATGTTAAGGCATtttaagagagagagagagagctgactctcaccACTCTCGACCATACCAGTGAATTTGGTAGCAATAAATCGCTTAAGAAATACAATTaccaaataaaaacaaactaaacTTGTTATTGAAATCTATTTATTTCAGAAATTCTTTTATTGTTCCCTATtataaagataataaaatagGAATTCACTTCAATTCATTTAACTTCATTCATTCAATAGATTATGTTATATAGAAAAGAATACTATgttgaattattattcaatagtcaatatatgaaattcatttcattgttaGTTGATCATCTTATTCTAATTATAACAACTTAGAAGATTTCGGGATTTGTTTAACTATTCAAAATAGAAGGTTTTTAGAAGAAAACAATATGATAGTGTTATATCCCGTTAagtataatgaatggtaacttttgggatccatttatggaccggtactatgtgtatattttgtattgtataattgttacgtaactaaactgttcatattcatgtcgctcttattataagctttaattggacccatagactattactatacgatttaccattcttgagttatggcctgtctattaattactacctcccccattcacagccacatttggctaattcttgtacaaatgttgtttcctattttatggtacgatgtagtctgtttggtttctatataaatcaagtatgtttgaaacagatgattcatattacagaggctTGGATTGGTgctctggacttaactggctgggctgggctgggcggaaagcaggaccaatcagagcTCTAGGCTGTTCGCACTTACTTTACGCGTCCttgatccggtcgataattcactgctctctaatcggcggtcacaagtcaTAACAGTTGGCGACGGGGTATAAAAAAAACTACGATCCAAAGTCagcctgtaattggacgaaattcattctaattatttcgagtaatcagcatccagatttcTCATCAGTGTCCttgaacgacattggtcattattcatacagtaattttcattaccAGTGCTGATTCAAAAAAAGAATCTCCCTTGAGATCAATTACAGCTGCTATTTGAGCGATAGTTGGAGTTCTTAGTTTAATTACGCACGCAGCTGCTGAATCACTCATGCTTTAGAGATGCGACAGAAGTGGATGGATTAATTTCTCAATTGCATACTGAGCTACAGAATGATTGCAACCTCCATGGATCCTCGATAAGCCGTACTTCGAACGAAACAGCAGTCCTTCAAGATcctcccagtggtccagtactctccatttcagaaacatgcccggtaactGATTCACACTCCATTATCCTCGAAACAGCATATGCAGAGAGTGACTTATCGAGCTCACAAAAAGATGGTTAAGCATGCATAGATTAAAATTATGTCCAGATAATGATGTCTTTTCTTCTTCTCTCTTTATTTATCACATCACTAATCTGTATTTAAGTATGCCCGCCAATAAGTCTTATATATGACTTAAAAACTGTCCAATATTGATTAAAACTGATGATCGTAGTCAGCACAAATCAATATCTGAGGATCAATGCAAATTTCAACAGAAAAGTTAAGTATCAGATTACACCTCAATGATTTATATAATTGAGCACTGCTGTAACGAGGTATCTAGAATAGCCTAGAGAAAAGCTATTCCCTATCCCATTGAAAGTGTGGtatgttgggatctatttatagaCTAGTACTATACATCTATTttgtattgtataattgttaagtaactaaactacgCGTATTGGTGTTCCtctcattataagctttattttgacttataaactattattatacggtctaacattcttgagttatgcctagTCTTTCAATTacaatctcccacattcacaagcACATTtgactaaatcttgtacaaatgttgtttcctattttatggtacgatatggtctgtttggttggtatataaacccagtatgtttgaaatatacgaTTTAAACCGTGGAgactgagatttgtgttctagaCTGTAACAGGTAGGGCTAGATGGGAAGAAAGACcttcattgatccgatcgataattcactgctccctAATTGACGATATCGTTAAATTATACATGAATAGGTcacacaggtcacaagttataaccgATGTTTTACGTATACAAGATAAATTTATATTATGACAAGTGAAAAGAAAGAATATCAAAGTAAATAGAGGTCTTCTTGAATGTTGTCatgttaatcataataataataataatagcaatagtaAAGACATAAGGTTATAagtatcaatcaatcagtcagtcagctacaacacaGGACCAGGCATTGGTTCAACTTACTACACCTTATCatcacaacaagatgaatactgaattgattgaagtagttcattcaatgatggtaatatatatagATCTAAGAATATTGTCCGTTTCCATTCGAATTAAATATGTTTTATCATAATAATCCACCATCTTATGAATAACATATAATATCTTAGAAATGAATTTGgtaaaaaactatttatataagCTTGAATAGCATGCCCTATATAACCGAATATTTCCTGTTCAACACCTAACATATTTAATGCATGTTGAACATAAATTTTTGGATCAGGAATCAATAATGACATTTTACAATAACCATTCATTGCTGTAGATACAAACATTGGACAAACTGTTTGAATATGAATACGATGATCATAGTTCTCATTCGAAATGGATCTAGATAATTGATTCACAAATGATTTTGTTGCTgaatataatgataaaaatggaAATGCTCTATAACCAGAATGTGATCCAATATTAATGATAGCCATACCAGTTGTTGATTGTTTTAACATTTTTGGTAATACTAAATGGGTCATCATAGCAATCGGTAAAGTATTACAAAAAACGAtgtttttaataaaatctataGTTATATAGTCTGCTGTTGCGTAATAGTCTAATTTAGGAACACCCATACCAACATTATTGACTAAACAAGCAATTGATGATAATTGATCTATAGCTTCTTGTATTCTTTGATAGACATCAGTCTGTGAtaaagaaaagaacaaaacgtgaATGGATGAATATATATGGAAGGTTTTAGAagatttagttttttttctcatttagaACTTAGAGAAAACTGGACAGATATAACATAAAAATATGAGGGTATTTCATGGAGTTTTGTTgtttgagctgaatggtttggtcgtggaactttcattgttcttctcaacgacatcatcagcatattAGCTGTATGTATCCGATTTTCTGCCAATTATGTAAATGAGAGCTATAAAACTTTCATGGTGAACATATATTGTTAAAGGACTAGATTGATCTATAACTGCTCCATTTCACTCAATTAATGATAGGACATTTTACGGACTGCACACTAACAATCCCACTAAGAATCGAAACTGGgacatttatattttaaatgaaatttatgacgtttaatttatttaacaggGTCCAAATGACTGATTAGTTAAAATTTCATTGAATCATATTATCACATAACGGTTTAACTCATTTCCTATATGTCAAGTTAGTttagattttgttttcattctcttttcactcaaatgaatttattgtgTTGTTAATACTACTTGTGGATATTCAGTAAGCAAGTGCATTTGGAAAAACTTTTGAACGTATGGTATCACATACGTTTATTTGTTtctagcttacttacttacaactgttactcccaatggaacataggccgctgaccagcattctccaacccattctgtcttAGGCCTTACTTTccagttctattcaatttttgttcatttttctcacgtctgtctccatttctcggtgtaatgtgttctttgatctttctCTTCTACTTTGGCCTttaggattccatatgagggcttaccttgtaattcagttgtgtgctttcctcgATTTCTGTCCTATcgacttccagtgcttcttcctgatttcttccttctctgggatctggttttttctcttctacagtagattgttgctgatagtgtctgtgACTGGtaaacggatccgaagtattttgcatagataaCTGTTAAAAAACGCTTGtgtcttctgaatgatggctttcgtagttctctaagtttccgcccgatacagtagaactgtcttcatatttgtattgaaaattctgactttgatgttggcagTTGTCaattgttttgaatttgagatattctgctcttgcttttccaatcctcgccttcaTGTCTACATCAAATTCATCGTGTTCATCggtgatgctgcccaaatatttaaatatttttatatcttccagagcttctgtGTGATTTGTTTTAAGGCATTCACATTAAATAACAAACCTCACTCTATTTATTACTTTAAATACATTCTCTCATCTACCGAAACAGCTATTGCCGTTTGTTTGCATTCCTTGAATCTTTATTTAAAAGCAATATCATTCATGTGTTTTTGTACTCTTAGTCTTCATTTGACTGCTGATAGTCATCATAGACTTTAGGTACATCTACTGGCTATCATTGACGTTATGGTATATTGTAATTATTCTCTATCCAATTATTATAAGAAGCCTGTTTCACtctaatacatatatatgaacGAGTTAATTGCTGCAAATACCTAACAAGATGAGTTACACAACTTGTTTACCTATACTTCGTAATAATCGAATcgtgataagtcttgcggattgaacgctatattcgtctcctaagttATTCtttaacccccaagctagaactatacagcgacctgaacaccagagagaatacgcaaagtatgcgagaagtactttactccaaaattcatttcaaaacagaaaataaagagtttttataatattttaaatgcccttgggttgctagaagattccggaatgctactaaacatagtagcagtgtagcaatcagccaatcagaacatCTGCATGTGAAGTTTCGCccccttgatatttttggctaaaacttcaagtgaacgctgattggaggaaacgcttcttagtgtttcctgatgcttgcttgtcttttgcgagaaaTTTGGCGGATCACCCCGACAAATCGTTCTTTagataaatagttaatttgaatATCGATTTTAAGCGCTGAGTGGTTGGACGCTTCGAAAGATTTAACCATATGCATAATCTTAACACACGTTAATCTTAGTAGCGATTTTGCAGAATTTTATCCAGTTGGAATGAGGTATTTACCTTATTCTAACTAATTCTGTTTTGCTTTTATGGCCCGCTAGTTATCCCGTAACttattcgccaatcaaaatacgacttattcgcaCTTATagtgtactaaaccaatgacgttcgttcGATttgatcagcctagcgtcctattgATCCGTTGCTCGCCTaacccgtccacttgagtccagaacgccaacAATAGCTTCCActatgtg is from Schistosoma haematobium chromosome 6, whole genome shotgun sequence and encodes:
- the HSDL1_11 gene encoding Inactive hydroxysteroid dehydrogenase-like protein 1 (EggNog:ENOG410V8MG~COG:Q) codes for the protein MDWIYLIRVIIGLFLMKQLISLLYIIFIYTIGKRLFSKRKLLKEAGEWAIVTGATDGIGKVYAEELANDGLKIMLISRNEEKLLNVANEIERNYHVETRIVTADFTSTDVYQRIQEAIDQLSSIACLVNNVGMGVPKLDYYATADYITIDFIKNIVFCNTLPIAMMTHLVLPKMLKQSTTGMAIINIGSHSGYRAFPFLSLYSATKSFVNQLSRSISNENYDHRIHIQTVCPMFVSTAMNGYCKMSLLIPDPKIYVQHALNMLGVEQEIFGYIGHAIQAYINSFLPNSFLRYYMLFIRWWIIMIKHI